The window GCGGGATCACGCCGTAATGACATAGGAGCAAGAATAGGCCGTAATAGGCCGCCGAGACCAAGGCAACTATCGCCGCAAGATAGTGATTGTAGAGAACGCCGGCGGTCAGGACATAAAGTATGTAGATCGTGAAATAAGAGCTGTGCGGTCCGCCGGTGAGATAGAGGACCGATGTCAGCGCCGTGAGGTCGGCCAGCAGCTCGACCACGAACGAGAGGATGAGCATCCTCCCGCGAATCACGTTGTAGTAGGCCAGCCCGGTTATCAAAAAAGTGGAGAAGACTATCGCTGCAACCGTCTTGGTCTGTCCCAGAACGTCCCGCATGAAATAGATATAGACCGCCCAGAAGCCCAAAAATGCGACCACCCTGAGTTTGAACACGAATACGTGACGCGTGGTGTATTCAGGCAGAATCGCATCGATAAGCGCAGCTCTTTTGTTCATTAATACTGTCCGTTGCTCCAATTAAAGACCCCCGCAAGCATTAGTAGAGTTTACAAGATATCATGCCTTTGCAAGGTTCGTCAAACCTATAACCCCTTGACTTTCTGTCACAATCCATCTAGAAGCGGCTTCCCTCATCTGAAAGGAGATATATATTTATGGCCCGAGTCACAGTCGAAGACTGCCTGGAACATGTGGAAAACAGATTTGAGCTTGTTCATCTGGCTGCGCAGAGGACGAAGCAAATATGCAGGGGCTCGAGAGCCCTCATCAAGTGCAAGAATCGGGAACCCGTTTGCTCGCTGCGCGAGATAGCCGATGGATTGGTGAAGCCTGTGCCTATGACCGAGGATGACGACACGAGCGCGAACTGAAACCCGCCTGCATTGGTCCGCGCCGCAGCATCTATCAGGGGGGCATTGCCGGAGTGGCGGAATGGCAGACGCAGGGGACTCAAAATCCCCCGGGCCTCACAGCTCGTGCCGGTTCAAGTCCGGCCTCCGGCACAGAAATTTTGCATAGACAAAATTTTCCTCTAATTTCGATCATCTATTTTCTATTTTCGAAAATGGAAAATAGAAAATAGAGGGAAAAATTCCGAAGGAATTTTTTGCCGAGGTAGCTCAGCTGGTAGAGCAGCTGATTCGTAATCAGCAGGTCGTCGGTTCGATTCCGATCCTCGGCTCACAACAAAACGGCCTCCCAATTCAGGGAGGCCGTTTTTTCATCCGGACAAAAAAATGCGTCGGCACCGATCGGATGCCGACGCAGATTTTATGCCGCAAAGAAACCTTACTCAGTCTTCTCGCCTTCACCCTCAGGTGCCGGCGGGGGCGGCGGTGGCGGCGGGGGCGGCATTGCCGCTTCAGGCTGGACAACTTCAGCTGCCGGAGCTGTAGGCTCAGTAGCCTGTTTCTTCTGGCAGCCCAGCCAGTACAAACCGCAGAGGCCGAGTGCTACGAGAACCACTAAAAACTTTTTCATCTTAATCCTCCTCCTCCCAATTGGGAAATCTTGTTGTCAACTCATCGAAATTTGGGTGTCTTTATATCAGCCAGCGCACGCCGCGTGCAAGCGAAATAAATACCCCTAGGCCTTTATGAGTTCCAGAAGCCTCCCGGGCGCCAGCGGATTCGCCTCGGCCTCGCCCCTGCAGGTGTACCAACATTTCTGGCAGGCAACCTTTTTCTGCAGCCTGGGGAGATACTCCGAGTAGTGGCAGACCCTTGGAAGCTCGGAGCATTGCTGCACGAAGCCGTCGGGCGTCACCTGAATCCAGTTAAAACCTGCCTTGCACCCAGGGATAAAGCCGTCGCGGAAATATGCGGGCACCTTTTTTAGGTAATAATCCGAATTCTTGATGTGGCCGAGGCTGCGCTTGAGCCGCCTGATCTCGTCCACTATGCCCACCAACTGCGTGTAGCGGTTCTGCGCCACCATCCCGCCCTCGTCGTCGCGCTTGAGGGCGCAGTACGCGGAGAAAGAGACCATCGCCCCCCACTCGCTCGCGCGATACGCGATAGGCAGGATCTGGTCCAGATTCGACTCCATTATTATCGTGTTGAGCGCAATCCTGTAGCCCGCGGCCGTGAGCGCCGGGATGGTCTTCGCAAGATGCGCGTAGAGTCCCTTCACCTGTCGCACCTCGTCGTGTTTCTCGCCCAGATAATCGAGCGACACGCAGATCTGGTCCACGCCCGCCTCCACGAGGCTGCGCGCCCGCTCCTCATTCAGGATCGCACCGTTGGTGATAAAGGCCAGGTAATGGCAGTATGGCCTGATGCCCCTTATCACCTCGGCGTAGTCGCGCCGCATGAACGGCTCTCCGCCGGAGACCGAGACCAGGACCGGCTTGAACTTCCTGATCACCTGTGAATAATCGGCGAGTTCCTCACTCTCACCCGCCTTCCAGCAGGCGCAGAATGAGCACCTAGCGTTGCATCTCTTTGTAATCTCAAGGTTAATTGACAAAGGCATGCCCCGCGCCTTGCAGCGGAGGAAATACCAAAACCCCCTGAGGGGGCTTGCCACCTTGTGATTTACAGGCCTCATTCCGCTCACTGGAATCCTCGCAAGGGGGTCGCTGCTAGCACAGACAAGCCGATACCGTCAACAGGAACACATCCCCCAAAAAAGCCTGGTTTCAAATTTTCTTTACAGGTTTCAATGGGTTGTGCTAGTGCTCGGCCGATTCTCTGACCCCAAAAGTGCCTAATTATCGTTCAAGCGAGGCGATGAAGAACAGCGCGCTGATATATGTGCCCTCCGACACCCCGGAGGCGATGTCGATCACGACCGCCAAGGTAGCGGGCGTGCCGCTGATCGTCCGCGGAATCATGACGCTCGCGGACGCCGGGGTCGAGAGTATCGCCCTGCTCATGGCCGAGTCGCAGCGGCAGAAGGTCGAGCGCTTCCTAGAGAGATACGGCGACAAGAAACTCCCATCCATAGACATCATCACATATGCCGAACCCTACAGGGTGAGTTCCGACATCGTGAAAAGGATCGTCGACGGCGCGGCAGGGCGACTCCTCATGATCAACGGCAATTTGATCTTCGAGAAAGAGCTCCTTGCGAACGTGCGAAGGACGGCCCTCCGCGACGGCCGCGTGCTCCTCTGCGAGGAGGGTGCGCACCGCATCCCGGTCATCGACATCACCCCAGCGGCGCTCGCCACGCTGATCGATTTCACCGAGCAGAGGCCCCGCTCCATCGAGAGCTGCCTCGCGCAACTTGCGGAGCTGGCGGAGGATGAGCGCGCAAAGCTCCCCGTGAAGAGCTACACGTTCCTGCTCAAGTCGTTTCGCGACCGTGCGGTGGCGGAGAAGGCGCTGGCCGAATCGATCCGCCTGGGCACGCCCGGCCCGGTGGCGCGATACATAAACAAGCGGATATCGCTCCCGATCAGCCTCTTCCTCTCAAAGCTCTGGGTGAGCCCCAACTCCATCACCGGATTCAACATAATACTGGGGGTCTTCGCCGGCGTGTTCGCGGCCGACGGCAGCAACTATTGGATGATACTGCTCGGAGCGGGGCTCTTCCAGGCCGCGTCGATAGTGGACGGCTGCGACGGCGAGGTGGCCAAATTCACCTTCAGGTGCAGCAAGTTCGGGCAGTACGCGGACACCCTCTCGGACAACCTATCGTTGGGCAGCATGCTCACCGGCATCATGGCCGGTTATTGGCGCTCCACGCACTCTCCGATCGCATTCTACGTCGGCGCCATCATGCTCGCGACCACCGGGCTCACGATCTTCTGGATCATGCGCTATCTCAAGAGGAACACGCAGTCCGCCAGCCTCGCCACGTTCGACACCGCATATCTGCAGAAACTCTCGAATCAGCCGCGATGGCTCCTCGCCTTCATCAGGTTCGGCAAATACACGTTGAAGAAAGACGCCTACTCCTTCTTCTTCCTGGTGTTCGCGGCCATGGGAGTCCTCTACTGGTGGCTATTCATCGTGGCGCTGGGCACCACCATCGCAGCGGCAATACTCACGTATCTCAACGCGCAGGAATGGCTCTCCGCCCGCTCCACAGGCAGGGCGATGCCGGCCTCGGCAAAGAGGGAGGCTCATTCCGCATGCTGAAGCAGGCAGAAAGAGCGGTGGTCTTCGACTTCGACGGCACGATCGTCGACTCGATGAACGCGTTTGCGGAGATCGCGTCACGCGTGATGCCCAAGAGGCTGCCAATCGACGCCGAAGAGGCGCGCCGACTCTATTTCGAGACCTCGGGGCTCCCCTTCTTTCAGCAGCTGGAGGTCATCTTCCCTGGCAATCCGGCCAACCGCGAGACCGCTGAGGAATACGAAAAGCTCAAGCTTGAAGGCTATTTCGAGGAGCCGGTCTTCGACGACGCGGCAGAGACGGTGGGTTTCCTGCGCGGACAGGGGCTCAAGGTCATCGTGTCCTCCAATAACTTCCAGCACCTCGTGGATCGCTTCGTGGAGATGAAGGGCCTCGAGTTCGACATGGTGCTCGGCTTCAAACAGGGATTTGCGAAGGGCGCGGACCACTTCAGACACATAGAGAAAAATCTCGATATCCCGAAGGAGCGAATCACCTTTGTCGGAGACTCCCTCAAGGACGGCGAGCGCGCCGGGCAGCACGGCGTCCGTTTCATAGGCAAGGAAGGGATATTCACCCGCGACCAGTTCGAGTCGAAGTTCCCGGGGGCGCAGGTGATATCCGAACTCTCTGAATTGAAGGGGATGTTTTAGGAGTTCATATGCACGCAGTCATCATAGCAGCCGGGCTGGGCAACAGGCTGGGCCGCCTCACGAAGGACAGGCCAAAGGCCCTCGTGCCTGTCGCAGGGCGCGAGCTCATCCTCCGCGCGCTGGACGCCATCGACCACCCCGCCATCCGGCAGAAGACCGTGGTCACCGGCTACCATGGCGATCGGCTCCGCAACTTCATCGAGAACACCTGCGACGACGTCGAGACCGTCAACAACCCTAATTACGAGGACGGCAGCATACGCACGATCGAGACCGTGCTCCCTCTGGTGACCGGCGATTTCCTGCTCATGAACGTGGACCACATATACCCGAAGAAGCTGATCGCCCACGTGATTGCGAACCTGAACGGGCTCACCGCCATCTGCGACTTCGATCGCACGCTGGGGCCGGACGACATGAAGGTGAAGCTCGACGACGCGGGAAAGATAAAGGGCATCAAGAAGACGCTATCGGACTATACGTGCGGCTACATAGGCATGACCCATTGCCCGTCCGAGAGCCTCGCCGCCTACAGGCGCGCGGTGGCCGCAGCCAGGGCAAAGTACGGCGACTCGGCCAACGTCGAATCGGCGCTCGCATTCCTCGCCGAAGAGAGTTTCCCCATCAACGTCTGCGACGCCTCGGGCATCGGATGGCTGGAGGTGGACACGCCTCTTGACCTCGCCCGCGCGGAGGCCGCGCTCAACGACAACCCGGAGTTTCTGCGATGAAAAAATTTGTGAAATACGGTCGGATCCTTTTCCTGCTCGTGGGAGCGGCGCTCCTCATCACCCTGATCCAGAAGGTCGGCTGGCAGAACATACTGGCCAACATCGCGCAGCTCGGGTGGCGCTTCATCCCGATACTCTGCATCAGCGGCGCCGGCTACATGCTCTACACCATAGCCTGGATGCAGTTCCTGGGCAGGCTGGGGGACGGCATAGGCTTCATCGATCTCTTCAGGATCAAGATAGCCGGCGAGGCTGTGAACACGCTCACCCCGGCAAACTTCATCGGCGGCGATCCGATGCGCATCTACCTGCTCAAGAAGAGTTTCAGGACCGCTCAGGGCGCGGCGTCCGTGGTCGTGGACCGTACGCTTCAGATATTGGCCGTTCTCATCACCGTGCTCATCGGCATCGTGGCGGCCTTCCTCAAGTTCGAAAACAAGCTCTCCGACAACATCGCCTATGGCGTGCCGGCGGCCCTCTTGATCTCGCTGGGCTTCATGGGATTTTTGCTCATCCACCAGAAACGCGGCCTCTTCAGCATGATCCTCAGGATCGCGCGCAGGCTCGGCATCCGCAAGGAGTTCTCCGAGAAGACCGTGCGCAGGTTCGAGGAGTTGGACGGCCACATAATGGATTTCTACAACGAGAGCCACACAGGGTTCCTGGCGGCGCTCGCCTGCCACGTCGGAGGAAGGCTGCTGGGCGTGCTGGAGATCTACGCGATCGGACGCATCGTGAGCGACGAATTCTCGCTCTTCGCCTCCCTCATGCTCGCGGCGCTGGCCCCGATGATCTCCCTGGTATTCGCGTTCATACCCGGAGCGTTCGGCGTCATGGAGGGCGCGTTCAGCGGCCTGTTGTATCTCATGCACATCAATCCCTCCATCGGCATCACGATCCAGATAGCCAAGAGGCTCCGCGCCGCGTTCTGGATCTCGCTCGGCCTCTTCTTCCTCGGCTCACGCGAGCGCGAAAAGGTCTTTGACGAGGATTCAATTATGGCCGAGGCCGAGAAGGCGGCGGCAGAAGAGGCTTGAGGGGGGAGATAATGGACTCTTGCGGCGCACATCCGTGGGAGAGGGACAAGAGGCGGGCGATCGCGGACGTCTGCCACAGGCTCTACGACCGACGCTACCTCGTGGCCACCAGCGGCAACGTGTCGGTCCGCGACGGCGAGGGATTTCTCATCACCCCCGGCTCCACCCGCAAGGACACCATCACCCCTGAGTCCATAGTCGCCTGCAGGCCGGACGGCGCCACGATAAAGCCGGACGCGCATCCCTCCTCCGAGGTGGCGATGCACAGCCAAGTCTATGCGGCAAGATCGGACATCAACGCCGCGATACATGCGCACCCGCACTATTGCCTCGCCTGTTCCCTGGGCGACATCTCGCTCACCGAGATGCTCTTGCCCGAGCTCGCTATATACATCGGGCCCGTGCCGGCGGTCCCCTACGCCACGCCCGGCACCGAAGAGATGGCCGAGACCCTGGACCCGTTCCTCGCGGGCCACAATGCGTTTCTGCTCAAGCGCCACGGCGTGCTGGTGCTCGGCCGAGATCTGCTCGACGCGTTCAACAGGCTCGAACACCTGGAGCACATAGCCAATGTGGCCTACCTGGTGAGCTCGCTGGGTTCGATCGAGCCGCTCACCAAGACCGAGTTGAGGAAGCTGACCACGCAGGCGCGCAGACTCGGCCAGCACATATCCAAGACGCTTCTCGACCTTCTGGAGTGACTCCATGCTCAAACCCGGATTGAGATCGATCGCACTGAGGACCGCGCTGGCAGCGCTCAACTTCGCCATGGCGGCATCGCTTCACGTCCTGATGTGGAGAAACAATTTGTGGCGGGAAGATCGGTGGACTAAAAAACTGTGAACGGTCTCAGAACTCCGTATTTTCTTCTTCGAACATCTTCTTGTAGAAGGGATCCCCCTCGGCCGCGTCCACCACGCGCTCGGTGATCTCCTCAACCATGTCGTTGTCCACGCAGCCCAGGTTCTCGTCCACCGTGTCCCAGACCTTTTTCTTCACCTTGCCCTTGAACTGCTCGCGTTCAAAGCGCGGGTTGCCCAGGCGCACGAGGCCGTCCAGGTGCTGGCGGTCCTTGCGCATGACCTCATGGGCCACGTCCACGAGCTTGGTCTCGCGCCTCTCCTTGCGCTCCCCTTCGGCGCCCTGTTCCACAGACCCTGTCGACGCCGGCTGATTTGACACGTTGTTCACGAACTTGGTGATCATGGGTCGCTGGCTCCTTAGTCCTCCCGGGCCCTTCTTTAGCCTCGGTTCCCCTCCATTGCCCGGCTCACCTTCCTTATCGCAGCTCCCTCAAAAAAGTTGCGCGGATTTTTTCGCCCCCCTGATTTTGGCGGAAAAGACCCATCAGATTAGCCTTGTGCGTCGCATAAAACCGGGGTATAGGCCCCCCTATCAACCCGCGCCTGTAAACGGGAGAATATATATGATAGGCAGTCTGCCAAAGCCCGCATACGTGACCGAGTTTTATCAGACATTCCCCAGCTTCGCCTTGAACTGCGGCTTTTACCCTTCCGTGACGGACAGGCTCATGGCCAAGGCCTATGGCAGGACCGCGCCCGACCCCTACGTGCCGCTGGTGGGACTTGAGCGCAGGCCGGACAAGGCGACGCTGCCCCCCTTTCTCAAGAAGCCCAGGTCCGAGACATCGCGCAGGATGCAGGAAGACTGGGAACGTCTCCAGAAGATCCTCGAAAAAAAACGCGGCCCCATGCCCGACACCCATGCCGAACGCCTTGCAGCGGTGAATGCCATTCTGGATGCAGCCCATCCTTCTAAAGCAGCGGGACATCCGGCCGCAGCAGCGATGATGATAGACGAAGTGCGCACGACGGCCGCCCAATGGAATTATGAATTATGGGAAAGCCTCGCCCCTCGCGCATCTAGGGCGTGGTTCACGCTCATGCAGACGGAGACGGACGACACGGCATACGCCTTTTTCCTCAGCCGCGCCCTCGCAGCGCCGCTCAATATCGGCACGACTCTCACAGAGGAGATCCTCGACAACTCGATCGCATATTTCTTGAGGCAAGGCGATGCACTCGATGCTGCCCGCGCATCCGTCGAAAAGGCCCATAACAGGTTCGAAATGACGAGTGCAGACTGGCTCACGATCAGGAAGGACCTCCTCATTGCGTCGGCTTACTTCGGCACGTTAGATCATGCGTCCGCAAAGCGGACTGCCGAGTTTGCAGACATGGCCTCGAAGGAGGCCTCTGCGGCCACGAAAGGGGGAAAGGGATGAGCGGAGTTGAGACACTGATCATGCCGAGGACAATTTCACCGACTTTTGCCGCAGGTTTCACAAATCTCGCATCGTGGTCAGGCGCGCTTCCAATCTCGCATTTTGAAATCGCCAGGATCGGCCTCGACGCTCCGCCCACCGATCCCCTGCCCCCGCTGATCGCGATAGACGGAAGCCCTAGACCCGAGCGGGCTCCGAAGCTGGCGCTAAAAACCGCGGATGCCCACGAGGAGGGTTACGAAGCGGATTGGAACGAACTCCAGGACATGCTGGATCTGCCTCCCTCTGCTGTCGAAGAATTCGGGCTGAATTTGATGGAACTCGGCAGGGCAAGGGATGCCGGCTGGCTCAGCAGATACAATTCGATCAGAGAGATGCTCGCACCTGACGAGATATCCCACAAAGCCCGCGTATTTTTTGCAGAGGCATTCGACGCACACAGCCGCGGAATCATTACGCCGCTGTTTAACTCTTCAACAAACGCCGTAGAATTAGTTAACTCACAAAATGAGCACGGAGGATACAATCACTCCTTGGCAAGAAATCTTCCATCTACAGACAAAAAAGAAATGTTCTATGTTGCCAAGAGCCGTTTCGTGGAAGGAGCCTTTATAGCTGGAATAAATTGGCCCGGCGCCTTTGCACAGGATAGATTCTTTCAGTCTGCAATGGGATTCGGGGTGAATGAGCGTTTTTCAGCGGCCGCTATGATGTACGAGCTGGCAAGGGATGCGCTGTTCCGCGACGGGTTCTCTCTTGCCGAAATGAGGGAAGAGTTTCATCTGAATGAGCTGAGGACAGAGGAAGCGAAGATGTGGCTGAAAGAACTCAAGCGTGGCGATGCCTCCTCGTTTGACGCGATCTATCCCCGCGCTCTGAACGCGGCGCAGGTGGATCACCCGGGCAACGGCCTCCTCGAAGGAATATTCGAGGCATCGACCGCGCACTATCTCGAAAGAGGGGACAACGAAGAGACAGCCAGGGCATTTCTGCGCACCGCATGGGCGCGCATCATGAAGCTCGATGCACCGAACGCCGCACCAATCCTCTCCTCAAGCGACTGGTTCAGGACAGCCACAGATATCCTCACGGCCGGCACGTTCCTAAACAAATCAGCCCTTACGGCCTACGCATCGATGGCGCAAAAGCTCTCTGCAGAGGCATATGGATTCGGAGACGGCATAGTGACGGTCTTCCCTTCACTCCCGCCGAGGTCTGACGAGACGGTCAGGGAACGCCCATCCAGCCGAAACCCCAAACCAGGTCCAGCTAATGACTGAATAAGAAACGGAGCAGAGCATGCCAGCGATCGCCGGTCCGCAACTGTCCATACCGAAATCAATCTCATCCGACTTTGCCGCGCCTTTCGCCGGACTTGCGACCGCCCTGGGCGCGTTGCCGATCGACATCGAGGACGTGGCGAGGATCGGCGCAGGCGAGACGCCGGTGGACCCCCTGCCCCCGCTGATCGCGATAGACGGAAGCCCGAGACCAGAAACCGCACCCGGCCCCATCCCCAAAGAAGGCACCTCTAAAAGGGGCTCCGGCTTTGAGCGCGACATGGGCCTTTTGCACGATCTCCTCGACATGCACCCCACGACGTTTCTCAGGGAATTCAACCTCTCCAATAAGGATTTTGACTGGGCGCACCAAAGCGAGCCGCTCAGCGAGTGCCCCTCGATGAGGGACATACTCGCATCGAGCGAAGCCTCCAAAAAGGCCCTGATCTTCTTTGCGCCGGCCTTCAAACGATTATTCGCCAGGTTCGCAACAGCGAGCACCAAGTATGCCAGAGCGATATCGTATCGCTCATCTGAAATAGCGACGGGCCGCAGCAGGACCGCAAAAACCAGGACAAGCAAAGTGCCTCCGCCGCCTGAAAGACCGTCGGTTGAAAAACCTAATGAACTGGAGTTCGCGATGCATCGCTTTCTCCACGGCGCCCTCCTGGCGAGGACCGGACAAGGCGATCATCTCGCCAAAGCGGAAAGGCTGTTCATCGAATCCGCTGCGCTCTTTGCCAAAGTCGAACGCTTCTGCGCAGCCGCGATGATGTCGGAACTCGTGAGCGACACTCAGCTCCGAAAAGGACGCATGCCGAGCACGACCAGACACGACGAGGCGACTCATTGGCTCAATGCGCTCGAGATCATCGGGCAAACCCCCGGACTAGAGGTCATACGCGATCGCGCATTGAACGCCGCCCAATACGAACCCGCGGGCAGCGGGACGCTGGAAAGGATATTCCGCGGTTTGACGGCGTATTTCGCCGACGTCGGAGATAAAGAAGAGTCATTGAAGATGCTCATCAGACAAACGTGGGCGCAACTCATGAAGACGGAAGATCTCACACCCTTGCCCGACACTCTCGTCGAAGCGTTGAAGAAAATCAAAGAACCGCCGCCCCCATCGAAGCTCAACATGTTCGATTGGTTCAAGGTTCACAACAACCTCATCGTGATCGGCGATCGTCTGAAAACCGACGGAAGATCGCAACATGCTGAGACCGCCGAAGCTCTTGCGCAGATGGCGTTTGGTTTTGCCAAAGAGATCACGACCGCAGAGGAGATTAAAAAGAACGGCGCCCCGGACTGAGACGACATCACAGCTTACGCCTGCGGCCCGTCCTCACTATCGCTTCCATCAGGGCCTTGGATTGAGGAGCCAGTCTCCTTACGCGGTGATACACGATCCCGATCTCGCGAAGTCCCCTGAGCTCCTTCACGCGAACGATAGCCTGACCGCGCAGCCTCTGCTCGCGCGCGGAGAGCTCGGAGATGAGCCCCACGCCCATACCCTGCTGCACCAGTGAACAGATCGCCTCGGGATAGTGCATCTCCATGCTGACCGCGGGCGCAATCCCGTGTTCGCGGAACACGTCCTCGATCAGCATGCGCGAGTGAGACGAAAGCGGGTATAGGATCAGCGGTTTTCCGCGCAGCTCGCGCAGAGAGATCGATCGGCCGACGAACTCGGAGCCCTGCGGCACCACGGCGACCATCGAGTCCCTGTAGACCGTGCTTGCGACGAGCCCCTCGGGGATGCGGTTGGTCACCGCGACCGCGAAATCGATCTCGTGGCCCGCCACCATGTCGACGAGCTCGCCGCTGGCCTTGACCACGGCTTCGATCTCGACCTCCGGGTTCTCGCGCTTGAAGGCGGAGAGCACTCGCGGCATGATCTCGATGGCCGCCGTGTCTATCATGCCGAATTTGACCTTGCCGCTGCCCACCCCCCCCGCGGCGGCGATGCCCCTCTGCACGTCGTCCGCCGCAGCGAGTATGAGCGCCCCCTCCCTGTACAGGAAGTCGCCTGCCGCAGTGGGATGCTGGCGCGCGACCGGATCGAAGAGTGCCACGCCCAGTTCCTTCTCCAGCGCGCGCACCTGCTGGCTCACCGCGGACTGGGTGAGCTTGAGCCTGCGGGCCGCTGGCGAAAAACCCCGCTGCCTGTACACCTCGCAGAAGATCTTTAAGCGCTTGAGATCCATATTAGTCATCCTAATGTTATCAAGTAATATAATTAATTTGACTTATACCAAGGGCGCTGGTACGGCAAGGAAAATTTAAAAGGAGGCAACATGACGACAGAGACAAAACCGCACACGATCAAGCCGGCCGAAGGGAAGCTCGGGG is drawn from bacterium and contains these coding sequences:
- the rpoZ gene encoding DNA-directed RNA polymerase subunit omega; the encoded protein is MARVTVEDCLEHVENRFELVHLAAQRTKQICRGSRALIKCKNREPVCSLREIADGLVKPVPMTEDDDTSAN
- a CDS encoding radical SAM protein, producing the protein MPLSINLEITKRCNARCSFCACWKAGESEELADYSQVIRKFKPVLVSVSGGEPFMRRDYAEVIRGIRPYCHYLAFITNGAILNEERARSLVEAGVDQICVSLDYLGEKHDEVRQVKGLYAHLAKTIPALTAAGYRIALNTIIMESNLDQILPIAYRASEWGAMVSFSAYCALKRDDEGGMVAQNRYTQLVGIVDEIRRLKRSLGHIKNSDYYLKKVPAYFRDGFIPGCKAGFNWIQVTPDGFVQQCSELPRVCHYSEYLPRLQKKVACQKCWYTCRGEAEANPLAPGRLLELIKA
- a CDS encoding CDP-alcohol phosphatidyltransferase family protein yields the protein MKNSALIYVPSDTPEAMSITTAKVAGVPLIVRGIMTLADAGVESIALLMAESQRQKVERFLERYGDKKLPSIDIITYAEPYRVSSDIVKRIVDGAAGRLLMINGNLIFEKELLANVRRTALRDGRVLLCEEGAHRIPVIDITPAALATLIDFTEQRPRSIESCLAQLAELAEDERAKLPVKSYTFLLKSFRDRAVAEKALAESIRLGTPGPVARYINKRISLPISLFLSKLWVSPNSITGFNIILGVFAGVFAADGSNYWMILLGAGLFQAASIVDGCDGEVAKFTFRCSKFGQYADTLSDNLSLGSMLTGIMAGYWRSTHSPIAFYVGAIMLATTGLTIFWIMRYLKRNTQSASLATFDTAYLQKLSNQPRWLLAFIRFGKYTLKKDAYSFFFLVFAAMGVLYWWLFIVALGTTIAAAILTYLNAQEWLSARSTGRAMPASAKREAHSAC
- a CDS encoding HAD family hydrolase gives rise to the protein MLKQAERAVVFDFDGTIVDSMNAFAEIASRVMPKRLPIDAEEARRLYFETSGLPFFQQLEVIFPGNPANRETAEEYEKLKLEGYFEEPVFDDAAETVGFLRGQGLKVIVSSNNFQHLVDRFVEMKGLEFDMVLGFKQGFAKGADHFRHIEKNLDIPKERITFVGDSLKDGERAGQHGVRFIGKEGIFTRDQFESKFPGAQVISELSELKGMF
- a CDS encoding NTP transferase domain-containing protein; the encoded protein is MHAVIIAAGLGNRLGRLTKDRPKALVPVAGRELILRALDAIDHPAIRQKTVVTGYHGDRLRNFIENTCDDVETVNNPNYEDGSIRTIETVLPLVTGDFLLMNVDHIYPKKLIAHVIANLNGLTAICDFDRTLGPDDMKVKLDDAGKIKGIKKTLSDYTCGYIGMTHCPSESLAAYRRAVAAARAKYGDSANVESALAFLAEESFPINVCDASGIGWLEVDTPLDLARAEAALNDNPEFLR
- a CDS encoding lysylphosphatidylglycerol synthase transmembrane domain-containing protein, with the translated sequence MKKFVKYGRILFLLVGAALLITLIQKVGWQNILANIAQLGWRFIPILCISGAGYMLYTIAWMQFLGRLGDGIGFIDLFRIKIAGEAVNTLTPANFIGGDPMRIYLLKKSFRTAQGAASVVVDRTLQILAVLITVLIGIVAAFLKFENKLSDNIAYGVPAALLISLGFMGFLLIHQKRGLFSMILRIARRLGIRKEFSEKTVRRFEELDGHIMDFYNESHTGFLAALACHVGGRLLGVLEIYAIGRIVSDEFSLFASLMLAALAPMISLVFAFIPGAFGVMEGAFSGLLYLMHINPSIGITIQIAKRLRAAFWISLGLFFLGSREREKVFDEDSIMAEAEKAAAEEA
- a CDS encoding class II aldolase/adducin family protein; its protein translation is MDSCGAHPWERDKRRAIADVCHRLYDRRYLVATSGNVSVRDGEGFLITPGSTRKDTITPESIVACRPDGATIKPDAHPSSEVAMHSQVYAARSDINAAIHAHPHYCLACSLGDISLTEMLLPELAIYIGPVPAVPYATPGTEEMAETLDPFLAGHNAFLLKRHGVLVLGRDLLDAFNRLEHLEHIANVAYLVSSLGSIEPLTKTELRKLTTQARRLGQHISKTLLDLLE
- a CDS encoding LysR family transcriptional regulator, encoding MDLKRLKIFCEVYRQRGFSPAARRLKLTQSAVSQQVRALEKELGVALFDPVARQHPTAAGDFLYREGALILAAADDVQRGIAAAGGVGSGKVKFGMIDTAAIEIMPRVLSAFKRENPEVEIEAVVKASGELVDMVAGHEIDFAVAVTNRIPEGLVASTVYRDSMVAVVPQGSEFVGRSISLRELRGKPLILYPLSSHSRMLIEDVFREHGIAPAVSMEMHYPEAICSLVQQGMGVGLISELSAREQRLRGQAIVRVKELRGLREIGIVYHRVRRLAPQSKALMEAIVRTGRRRKL